One region of Ictalurus furcatus strain D&B chromosome 17, Billie_1.0, whole genome shotgun sequence genomic DNA includes:
- the ghsra gene encoding growth hormone secretagogue receptor a, giving the protein MDVMWTNSSNCSSNCSWDANANVYTSLPPITIFPVPVLIGVTVTCVLFFLAGVAGNLTTIMVVFKYKEMRTTTNLYLSSMAFSDLLIFLCLPLDLYRMWRYRPWTLGNALCKLFQFVSECCTYSTILNMTALSAERYFAICFPLRAKVTVTKRRVRGLILALWTVALCSAGPVFVLVGVEHENGTDWRETSECKATEYGERTGLLSAMVWVSSGFFLLPVFCLTVLYGLIGRKLWRRKRRRRDRMKSRDSSNRQTIKMLAVMVFAFVLCWLPFHVGRYLFSASPEAFASPLWSLISQYCSLISFVLFYLSAAINPILYNAMSKKYRNATLRLFSHSSPSFTESSISC; this is encoded by the exons ATGGATGTGATGTGGACGAACTCGTCGAACTGTTCGTCAAACTGCAGTTGGGATGCTAACGCTAACGTTTATACTTCGTTACCCCCCATCACTATTTTCCCCGTCCCGGTCCTCATCGGTGTAACGGTCACCTGTGTGCTCTTCTTCCTCGCGGGAGTGGCGGGAAATTTGACCACCATCATGGTGGTGTTCAAGTACAAAGAGATGCGCACCACAACCAACCTGTACCTGTCCAGCATGGCGTTCTCAGACCTGCTTATCTTCCTGTGCCTGCCGTTGGACCTGTACCGGATGTGGCGGTACCGGCCGTGGACGTTGGGAAATGCGCTGTGCAAACTTTTCCAGTTTGTGAGTGAGTGCTGCACCTACTCCACCATCTTGAACATGACGGCACTGAGTGCAGAGCGATACTTCGCCATCTGCTTCCCGCTCAGGGCCAAAGTCACAGTGACCAAGCGACGTGTGCGTGGGCTCATCCTCGCGCTCTGGACCGTGGCCCTGTGCAGCGCCGGACCCGTGTTCGTGCTGGTGGGCGTCGAGCACGAGAACGGCACCGACTGGCGCGAGACAAGCGAGTGCAAGGCCACGGAGTACGGTGAACGCACGGGCCTGCTGAGCGCCATGGTGTGGGTCTCGAGCGGGTTCTTCCTGCTGCCCGTCTTCTGTCTGACCGTGCTGTATGGACTGATCGGCCGGAAActctggaggaggaagaggaggaggagggacaGGATGAAGAGCAGGGACAGCAGCAACAGGCAGACCATCAAGATGCTTG CTGTGATGGTGTTTGCCTTCGTGCTCTGCTGGCTCCCTTTCCACGTGGGTCGTTATCTGTTCTCGGCATCTCCCGAGGCATTCGCATCTCCGTTATGGTCTCTGATCTCTCAGTACTGCAGCCTCATCTCCTTCGTCCTCTTCTACCTCAGCGCCGCCATTAACCCCATCCTCTACAACGCCATGTCAAAGAAGTACAGGAACGCCACGCTGCGTCTCTTCAGCCACAGCTCACCGAGCTTCACCGAGTCCAGCATCAGCTGCTGA